In Primulina eburnea isolate SZY01 chromosome 3, ASM2296580v1, whole genome shotgun sequence, one DNA window encodes the following:
- the LOC140827580 gene encoding uncharacterized protein isoform X4, producing the protein MEATSSGEHTPNNNNVTHQQQRSTQIRENSPSLILRGGRLLQQYVVDNYVKIETQRLRWIRSNQRDIRSELYQGLQDCLHGGENHAGNIGTRIVLPSSFGGSPRDIYQRYQDAMTLVQTYGKPDLMLTMTCNPNWNEIKNQLFPRQSPQDRPDLITRIFRSKFEEFKKDIVDRGVLGKVRSYSYVIEYQKRGLPHVHMLVIFENNDKLSTLDHFDSIVRAEIPSQTEEPNLHKAVVHHMIHGPCGSISPNCPCMVNGKCKKNFPKPFVEYTSRGNDSYPLYRRREGGQVSIPNNDDVFIDNGWVVPYNPWLLLKYDCHINVEVCGGIKCVKYIYKYIHKGPDRVALELRNGQNCDEIQQYVDGRWISAPEALWRIFSFEFSRMYPSVIRLQLHTPNQHLIYFDPQQRVSDLLADDDNSKTMLTEFFKLNCEPDMTEKYLYREFPQFYTWIKSGKKWIRRRSNNKVVGRVYVVSSSEGERFYLRILLNHVRGPTSFEDLMTVNGVTYSTFKESAQMRGLLRQDDYVIQCLQEARSVRMSSSLRRLFVSILVFCQPTTVRELWDEFHPSMCEDYGREISSSNFIINKLLVEIRRLLHQYKMNLDDFDLPSISAEFLEDAPLPRIIEDDLSYHISDDDLRSIERLNAQQRIAFDTIIESITHNQSKLFFIDGPGGTGKTFLYRSMLAHLRKMGKIIIAVATSGIAATLLPGGRTAHSRFQIPLRPTASTLCKIKKQTELADLIRRASAIVWDEAPMANRYAFESVSKSFQDIMENQIPFGGKTMVFGGDFRQVLPVVKRGSKAEQIATSISRSTFWNCVKIIHLQQNMRSAQDIEFSQFLLRVGDGLQHTVNRDFIKLPDSIIIPWEGEQSIQMLIDSVFPNMINHVNDEKYMVDRAIITPKNVDVDNINQMLILKFPGEEKEYTSWDSVEDDNHNLFQEEFLNSLSPSGLPPHKIILKVGSPVMLLRNVAPELGLCNGTRLICRILGRNFIDAEIITGPHKGNRYFLHRMPLKSEDNSGLPFELTR; encoded by the exons ATGGAAGCCACGAGTTCGGGAGAACATACACCAAACAACAATAACGTCACACATCAACAACAAAGGTCTACGCAg ATACGAGAAAATTCACCATCTTTGATTCTTAGAGGAGGTCGTCTACTTCAACAATATGTGGTTGACAACTACGTAAAGATTGAAACACAGAGACTACGATGGATACGTTCAAATCAACGCGATATACGTTCAGAACTTTACCAAGGATTGCAAGATTGTTTACATGGAGGTGAAAATCATGCAG GAAATATTGGTACCAGAATTGTTTTGCCATCATCTTTCGGTGGTAGCCCACGTGATATATACCAACGATATCAAGATGCCATGACTTTGGTACAAACATATGGAAAACCAGATTTAATGCTTACAATGACATGCAATCCGAATTGGAATGAGATAAAAAATCAACTATTTCCTCGGCAATCACCTCAAGACCGTCCAGATTTGATTACGAGGATATTTCGGTCAAAATTTGAGGAATTTAAGAAAGACATTGTGGATAGAGGGGTTTTAGGTAAGGTCCGTTCTTATTCGTACGTCATTGAGTATCAGAAAAGAGGGCTTCCTCACGTTCATATGTTGGtcatatttgaaaataatgaCAAGTTGTCTACTCTCGACCACTTTGACTCAATTGTACGTGCTGAAATACCTTCACAAACAGAAGAGCCCAACCTACACAAAGCAGTTGTCCACCATATGATACATGGGCCCTGTGGATCAATCAGTCCTAATTGTCCATGCATGGTAAATGGTAAATGCAAGAAGAACTTTCCAAAGCCATTTGTGGAATACACATCTCGAGGAAATGATTCATACCCTTTGTATCGAAGACGTGAAGGTGGCCAAGTTTCAATTCCCAACAATGACGATGTTTTCATTGATAATGGTTGGGTTGTCCCGTACAATCCCTGgcttttattaaaatatgattgtcATATTAATGTTGAAGTATGTGGAGGGATTAAGTGTGTCAAGTACATATATAAGTACATCCATAAAGGTCCTGATCGGGTTGCACTAGAGTTACGAAATGGACAAAATTGTGATGAAATCCAACAGTACGTGGATGGAAGATGGATTTCTGCACCCGAAGCATTGTGGCGAATTTTCTCATTTGAGTTCAGTAGGATGTATCCTTCAGTCATTAGGTTACAATTACATACACCGAACCAACATCTGATTTATTTTGACCCCCAACAACGCGTAAGTGATCTACTTGCAGATGATGACAATTCTAAGACTATGCTTACagaatttttcaaattaaattgtGAACCTGACATGACTGAAAAGTATTTATATCGAGAATTTCCACAATTTTACACATGGATAAAATCTGGGAAAAAATGGATTCGTCGAAGAAGCAACAATAAAGTGGTTGGAAGAGTATATGTGGTGTCGTCATCTGAAGGTGAGAGGTTTTATCTTCGTATCCTTTTAAATCATGTCAGGGGCCCGACATCTTTTGAAGATCTGATGACTGTGAATGGGGTAAcgtattcaacatttaaggaGTCTGCTCAAATGCGCGGACTTCTCAGACAGGATGATTATGTAATACAATGTCTGCAAGAAGCACGATCTGTTAGAATGTCATCTTCATTGAGAAGGTTATTTGTATCGATACTGGTGTTCTGTCAACCAACAACAGTTCGAGAACTCTGGGATGAGTTCCATCCTAGCATGTGTGAAGATTATGGCAGAGAAATTTCATCAAGTAACTTCATCATCAATAAGTTATTGGTTGAGATACGAAGGTTGTTGCATCAGTACAAAATGAACCTTGATGATTTTGATTTGCCATCAATAAGTGCTGAGTTTTTAGAAGACGCACCACTACCGAGAATAATTGAGGATGATCTTTCTTATCATATTTCTGATGATGATTTGAGATCTATTGAACGTTTGAATGCTCAACAGAGGATTGCATTTGACACCATCATAGAAAGTATTACGCATAACCAATCAAAACTTTTCTTCATTGATGGTCCTGGAGGCACTGGTAAGACTTTTTTATACCGCTCAATGTTGGCACATTTAAGAAAAATGGGTAAAATAATAATTGCGGTAGCAACATCTGGAATAGCTGCGACATTGTTGCCAGGTGGAAGAACTGCACATTCACGTTTTCAAATTCCACTTAGACCAACCGCATCAACTctttgcaaaataaaaaaacagACAGAACTTGCAGATCTAATAAGACGTGCATCAGCTATAGTATGGGACGAGGCTCCAATGGCAAATCGATATGCTTTTGAATCTGTCAGTAAGAGTTTCCAAGATATTATGGAAAATCAAATACCATTTGGAGGGAAAACAATGGTTTTTGGTGGCGATTTTCGACAAGTGTTACCCGTTGTTAAACGAGGGTCAAAGGCAGAACAAATTGCTACAAGTATTTCAAGGTCAACATTCTGGAATTGCGTAAAGATAATACACCTTCAACAAAATATGAGATCTGCTCAAGATATTGAGTTCTCGCAATTTCTCTTGCGCGTAGGTGATGGATTGCAACATACTGTAAATCGTGATTTCATAAAATTACCAGATTCAATTATCATACCATGGGAAGgtgaacaatcaattcagatgttGATTGATTCTGTTTTTCCTAATATGATAAATCATGTTAATGATGAAAAGTATATGGTTGATAGAGCAATCATCACACCAAAAAATGTTGATGTGGACAATATTAATCAAATGCTCATTCTCAAGTTTCCTGGAGAGGAAAAAGAGTATACATCTTGGGATAGTGTAGAAGACGACAATCACAACCTTTTTCAAGAAGAATTTTTGAATTCCCTTAGTCCAAGTGGTTTGCCACCCCATAAAATCATATTGAAAGTAGGGAGTCCTGTCATGCTCTTGAGAAATGTTGCACCTGAACTTGGTCTATGCAATGGAACAAGATTGATATGTCGCATTCTTGGTAGAAATTTTATAGATGCTGAGATCATAACAGGTCCTCACAAGGGTAACAGATACTTTCTACATAGAATGCCCTTGAAAAGTGAAGATAATTCTGGATTACCATTTGAGTTGACACGTTGA
- the LOC140827580 gene encoding uncharacterized protein isoform X3, translating into MEATSSGEHTPNNNNVTHQQQRSTQNVRSSNSSSYINERRQMLTHNERERIHSMTQQRRQSYLARRRSNYRRRQDNDRSSIPDESNLGNSNFVAPTTMIQQSPHNIGENLVDVTTVRQTCRSEPISFRTLTSNYERGSSSTCLPRPNSVIQDNEEGRHFRRLIRAYNHVFSFTSMGVNIDESLTTGTHGIYTFRAQGSIYHSIGSLLPNENCRPRYMQMWIVDTDHDIDNRLHENPELRRELLLKIQNILDQHNPFVHVFRQIGKCQDIPNCRLIIRQQKPNEHQYSLPTTSQVAAVIVDNECAETLSNRDITIQGIGGNLISIQDVVGYYDPLQYPLLLPYGTYGWDLNSRNINGTRLTCLNYYAYMLQIRENSPSLILRGGRLLQQYVVDNYVKIETQRLRWIRSNQRDIRSELYQGLQDCLHGGENHAGNIGTRIVLPSSFGGSPRDIYQRYQDAMTLVQTYGKPDLMLTMTCNPNWNEIKNQLFPRQSPQDRPDLITRIFRSKFEEFKKDIVDRGVLGKVRSYSYVIEYQKRGLPHVHMLVIFENNDKLSTLDHFDSIVRAEIPSQTEEPNLHKAVVHHMIHGPCGSISPNCPCMVNGKCKKNFPKPFVEYTSRGNDSYPLYRRREGGQVSIPNNDDVFIDNGWVVPYNPWLLLKYDCHINVEVCGGIKCVKYIYKYIHKGPDRVALELRNGQNCDEIQQYVDGRWISAPEALWRIFSFEFSRMYPSVIRLQLHTPNQHLIYFDPQQRVSDLLADDDNSKTMLTEFFKLNCEPDMTEKYLYREFPQFYTWIKSGKKWIRRRSNNKVVGRVYVVSSSEGERFYLRILLNHVRGPTSFEDLMTVNGVTYSTFKESAQMRGLLRQDDYVIQCLQEARSVRMSSSLRRLFVSILVFCQPTTVRELWDEFHPSMCEDYGREISSSNFIINKLLVEIRRLLHQYKMNLDDFDLPSISAEFLEDAPLPRIIEDDLSYHISDDDLRSIERLNAQQRIAFDTIIESITHNQSKLFFIDGPGGTGKTFLYRSMLAHLRKMGKIIIAVATSGIAATLLPGGRTAHSRFQIPLRPTASTLCKIKKQTELADLIRRASAIVWDEAPMANRYAFESVSKSFQDIMENQIPFGGKTMVFGGDFRQVLPVVKRGSKAEQIATSISRSTFWNCVKIIHLQQNMRSAQDIEFSQFLLRVGDGLQHTVNRDFIKLPDSIIIPWEGEQSIQMLIDSVFPNMINHVNDEKYMVDRAIITPKNVDVDNINQMLILKFPGEEKEYTSWDSVEDDNHNLFQEEFLNSLSPSGLPPHKIILKVGSPVMLLRNVAPELGLCNGTRLICRILGRNFIDAEIITGPHKGNRYFLHRMPLKSEDNSGLPFELTR; encoded by the exons ATGGAAGCCACGAGTTCGGGAGAACATACACCAAACAACAATAACGTCACACATCAACAACAAAGGTCTACGCAg AACGTGAGAAGTTCTAACTCTAGCTCTTACATCAATGAAAGGCGACAGATGCTAACGCATAACGAACGTGAAAGAATACATTCTATGACCCAACAACGACGACAATCTTACCTTGCTCGACGTCGATCAAATTATCGAAGGAGACAAGATAACGACAGATCATCAATTCCAGATGAGTCTAATCTTGGTAATAGTAATTTTGTTGCACCAACTACAATGATTCAACAATCGCCTCATAACATCGGTGAAAATC TTGTTGATGTCACTACAGTGCGACAAACCTGTCGCTCAGAGCCAATATCTTTTCGTACTTTGACATCAAATTACGAACGTGGAAGTTCTAGCACGTGTCTACCAAGGCCAAATTCTGTTATTCAAG ATAACGAGGAAGGCAGACATTTTCGGCGGTTAATAAGGGCATACAATCATGTTTTCTCTTTTACATCGATGGGAGTCAATATAGATGAGTCCTTAACAACCGGTACACATGGAATTTACACATTTCGTGCCCAGGGATCAATATATCACTCGATTGGAAGTCTTCTACCAAATGAGAATTGTAGGCCAAGGTACATGCAGATGTGGATTGTAGACACAGATCATGATATAGACAACAGACTTCATGAAAATCCAGAACTAAGGCGAGAATTGCTGCTTAAGATACAAAACATTCTTGATCAACACAATCCATTTGTGCACGTGTTTCGACAAATTGGCAAATGTCAAGACATACCTAACTGTAGGCTCATCATCAGGCAGCAAAAACCTAATGAACATCAATATAGTTTACCTACAACATCTCAAGTTGCAGCCGTCATTGTTGACAACGAATGTGCAGAAACTTTGAGCAATCGAGATATTACCATACAAGGAATCGGTGGAAACCTTATCAGCATTCAAGATGTAGTTGGCTATTATGATCCTTTACAATATCCCCTCCTTCTGCCATATGGTACATATGGTTGGGACTTAAATAGCCGAAATATCAATGGTACCCGATTAACATGCTTAAATTACTATGCGTATATGCTACAG ATACGAGAAAATTCACCATCTTTGATTCTTAGAGGAGGTCGTCTACTTCAACAATATGTGGTTGACAACTACGTAAAGATTGAAACACAGAGACTACGATGGATACGTTCAAATCAACGCGATATACGTTCAGAACTTTACCAAGGATTGCAAGATTGTTTACATGGAGGTGAAAATCATGCAG GAAATATTGGTACCAGAATTGTTTTGCCATCATCTTTCGGTGGTAGCCCACGTGATATATACCAACGATATCAAGATGCCATGACTTTGGTACAAACATATGGAAAACCAGATTTAATGCTTACAATGACATGCAATCCGAATTGGAATGAGATAAAAAATCAACTATTTCCTCGGCAATCACCTCAAGACCGTCCAGATTTGATTACGAGGATATTTCGGTCAAAATTTGAGGAATTTAAGAAAGACATTGTGGATAGAGGGGTTTTAGGTAAGGTCCGTTCTTATTCGTACGTCATTGAGTATCAGAAAAGAGGGCTTCCTCACGTTCATATGTTGGtcatatttgaaaataatgaCAAGTTGTCTACTCTCGACCACTTTGACTCAATTGTACGTGCTGAAATACCTTCACAAACAGAAGAGCCCAACCTACACAAAGCAGTTGTCCACCATATGATACATGGGCCCTGTGGATCAATCAGTCCTAATTGTCCATGCATGGTAAATGGTAAATGCAAGAAGAACTTTCCAAAGCCATTTGTGGAATACACATCTCGAGGAAATGATTCATACCCTTTGTATCGAAGACGTGAAGGTGGCCAAGTTTCAATTCCCAACAATGACGATGTTTTCATTGATAATGGTTGGGTTGTCCCGTACAATCCCTGgcttttattaaaatatgattgtcATATTAATGTTGAAGTATGTGGAGGGATTAAGTGTGTCAAGTACATATATAAGTACATCCATAAAGGTCCTGATCGGGTTGCACTAGAGTTACGAAATGGACAAAATTGTGATGAAATCCAACAGTACGTGGATGGAAGATGGATTTCTGCACCCGAAGCATTGTGGCGAATTTTCTCATTTGAGTTCAGTAGGATGTATCCTTCAGTCATTAGGTTACAATTACATACACCGAACCAACATCTGATTTATTTTGACCCCCAACAACGCGTAAGTGATCTACTTGCAGATGATGACAATTCTAAGACTATGCTTACagaatttttcaaattaaattgtGAACCTGACATGACTGAAAAGTATTTATATCGAGAATTTCCACAATTTTACACATGGATAAAATCTGGGAAAAAATGGATTCGTCGAAGAAGCAACAATAAAGTGGTTGGAAGAGTATATGTGGTGTCGTCATCTGAAGGTGAGAGGTTTTATCTTCGTATCCTTTTAAATCATGTCAGGGGCCCGACATCTTTTGAAGATCTGATGACTGTGAATGGGGTAAcgtattcaacatttaaggaGTCTGCTCAAATGCGCGGACTTCTCAGACAGGATGATTATGTAATACAATGTCTGCAAGAAGCACGATCTGTTAGAATGTCATCTTCATTGAGAAGGTTATTTGTATCGATACTGGTGTTCTGTCAACCAACAACAGTTCGAGAACTCTGGGATGAGTTCCATCCTAGCATGTGTGAAGATTATGGCAGAGAAATTTCATCAAGTAACTTCATCATCAATAAGTTATTGGTTGAGATACGAAGGTTGTTGCATCAGTACAAAATGAACCTTGATGATTTTGATTTGCCATCAATAAGTGCTGAGTTTTTAGAAGACGCACCACTACCGAGAATAATTGAGGATGATCTTTCTTATCATATTTCTGATGATGATTTGAGATCTATTGAACGTTTGAATGCTCAACAGAGGATTGCATTTGACACCATCATAGAAAGTATTACGCATAACCAATCAAAACTTTTCTTCATTGATGGTCCTGGAGGCACTGGTAAGACTTTTTTATACCGCTCAATGTTGGCACATTTAAGAAAAATGGGTAAAATAATAATTGCGGTAGCAACATCTGGAATAGCTGCGACATTGTTGCCAGGTGGAAGAACTGCACATTCACGTTTTCAAATTCCACTTAGACCAACCGCATCAACTctttgcaaaataaaaaaacagACAGAACTTGCAGATCTAATAAGACGTGCATCAGCTATAGTATGGGACGAGGCTCCAATGGCAAATCGATATGCTTTTGAATCTGTCAGTAAGAGTTTCCAAGATATTATGGAAAATCAAATACCATTTGGAGGGAAAACAATGGTTTTTGGTGGCGATTTTCGACAAGTGTTACCCGTTGTTAAACGAGGGTCAAAGGCAGAACAAATTGCTACAAGTATTTCAAGGTCAACATTCTGGAATTGCGTAAAGATAATACACCTTCAACAAAATATGAGATCTGCTCAAGATATTGAGTTCTCGCAATTTCTCTTGCGCGTAGGTGATGGATTGCAACATACTGTAAATCGTGATTTCATAAAATTACCAGATTCAATTATCATACCATGGGAAGgtgaacaatcaattcagatgttGATTGATTCTGTTTTTCCTAATATGATAAATCATGTTAATGATGAAAAGTATATGGTTGATAGAGCAATCATCACACCAAAAAATGTTGATGTGGACAATATTAATCAAATGCTCATTCTCAAGTTTCCTGGAGAGGAAAAAGAGTATACATCTTGGGATAGTGTAGAAGACGACAATCACAACCTTTTTCAAGAAGAATTTTTGAATTCCCTTAGTCCAAGTGGTTTGCCACCCCATAAAATCATATTGAAAGTAGGGAGTCCTGTCATGCTCTTGAGAAATGTTGCACCTGAACTTGGTCTATGCAATGGAACAAGATTGATATGTCGCATTCTTGGTAGAAATTTTATAGATGCTGAGATCATAACAGGTCCTCACAAGGGTAACAGATACTTTCTACATAGAATGCCCTTGAAAAGTGAAGATAATTCTGGATTACCATTTGAGTTGACACGTTGA